A single genomic interval of Adhaeribacter pallidiroseus harbors:
- a CDS encoding DUF4905 domain-containing protein: MLLRSPQKQFSITFQVPIWQIRPDFEQELLAVELRDGDRLQTEFVVLDAKTGLAGVPYQAAENWWVGLEETSWRLLFLHGFADRKVGAHVGITTVSVDPQQILWQHEEAIFYGLAAGNKVLAQPTKLEKEVFIALDAHTGAIVESAITREQAQAVVTDFTRQRTQLGRYPVHYAQESEYFNLLSQFVLSRSGRQVVGAIDYLEAGDFLFLSYYEAVATNNFKNVLGMYAAADGALVQEEILNNNVTGLGTGSFFVMNNTVLFITEKSTLVAYNF, from the coding sequence TTGCTTCTCCGTTCACCACAAAAACAGTTTTCGATAACTTTTCAGGTTCCCATTTGGCAAATCCGGCCAGATTTTGAACAAGAATTATTAGCGGTTGAACTGCGGGATGGAGATCGTTTACAAACAGAATTTGTGGTGCTGGATGCTAAAACCGGTCTGGCCGGCGTACCGTACCAAGCCGCAGAAAACTGGTGGGTTGGTTTGGAAGAAACTAGCTGGCGGCTCTTGTTTTTGCACGGATTTGCCGACCGGAAGGTAGGGGCCCACGTTGGCATAACCACGGTTAGTGTTGATCCACAACAGATTTTATGGCAGCACGAAGAAGCCATTTTTTACGGTTTAGCTGCTGGTAATAAAGTTTTGGCTCAACCAACTAAATTAGAAAAAGAGGTATTTATCGCCTTAGATGCACATACCGGAGCAATAGTAGAATCCGCCATAACCAGAGAACAGGCCCAGGCGGTAGTTACGGATTTTACCCGGCAAAGAACTCAGTTGGGCCGCTACCCGGTTCACTATGCACAGGAGAGCGAATATTTTAACTTGCTTAGTCAATTTGTGCTTTCGCGCTCGGGCAGGCAAGTAGTGGGCGCCATAGATTACCTGGAGGCAGGTGATTTTTTATTTTTAAGTTACTACGAAGCCGTGGCAACCAATAATTTTAAAAATGTGCTGGGTATGTACGCTGCTGCTGATGGCGCGCTTGTACAGGAAGAAATATTGAACAACAATGTAACAGGTCTGGGAACAGGTTCTTTTTTTGTCATGAATAATACTGTATTGTTTATCACAGAGAAAAGTACCTTGGTTGCCTATAATTTTTGA